From Ancylobacter pratisalsi, one genomic window encodes:
- a CDS encoding extracellular solute-binding protein: MKRRFWCFAAALAATTALTAPMFATPATAQDTSFYATAAVPYKGTTIRVLDEITPLQETLSKIVPEFEKETGIKVEWELLNHFEVINKGQADMLSGRGHYDAIMLHGAQLGPMLSAEAIMPLDKFVADPKLSDPGLNAADFIATPYKTTAFFDGKQYGFINWNYNHVYWAREDLLSNPEEMKAFKAKYGYDLGPAKTIEQMRDIAEFFTRKKGEKLAGKPLESDFYGIVLEGIKGGSTFSNLWVNFIENYGGELIDDKGMPAFDSPETVAALKMWRELWTFAPPGIAEYSLVDVPTVMGNGIAAQSLAWSDFVLGIDKPGVSPYAGKFIYAPIPAKAGNEAHRHADAEPSVTVINAASEHPEATFLFLEWLASKKQQDKLIEMGQGGVPIRESSWALPAIKDSSNPTLFAAMKSSLDVATARPKMEKYPEIIDAMSGIAQEVGLGQMTPEEGAKAGQAALEKLCGGKSCTLAE, translated from the coding sequence ATGAAGCGTAGATTCTGGTGTTTCGCCGCCGCCTTGGCGGCAACTACGGCACTCACGGCGCCGATGTTCGCCACTCCTGCCACGGCGCAGGATACGAGCTTCTATGCGACGGCGGCGGTGCCCTACAAGGGCACGACCATCCGCGTGCTCGACGAGATCACGCCGCTGCAGGAGACGCTCTCCAAGATCGTGCCGGAGTTCGAGAAGGAAACCGGCATCAAGGTGGAGTGGGAGCTGCTGAACCACTTCGAGGTCATCAACAAGGGCCAGGCCGACATGCTGTCGGGTCGTGGCCACTATGACGCGATCATGCTGCACGGCGCCCAGCTCGGCCCGATGCTGTCCGCCGAAGCGATCATGCCGCTCGACAAGTTCGTGGCCGATCCGAAGCTGAGCGATCCCGGCCTCAACGCCGCGGACTTCATCGCCACGCCCTACAAGACCACCGCCTTCTTCGATGGCAAGCAGTACGGCTTCATCAACTGGAACTACAACCACGTCTACTGGGCCCGCGAAGACCTTCTGAGCAACCCGGAAGAGATGAAGGCGTTCAAGGCCAAGTATGGCTACGATCTCGGCCCGGCCAAGACGATCGAGCAGATGCGCGACATCGCCGAGTTCTTCACCCGCAAGAAGGGTGAGAAGCTGGCCGGCAAGCCGCTCGAAAGCGATTTCTACGGGATCGTGCTCGAAGGCATCAAGGGTGGTTCGACCTTCTCGAACCTCTGGGTGAACTTCATCGAGAACTACGGCGGCGAACTGATCGACGACAAGGGCATGCCGGCCTTCGACAGCCCCGAGACCGTGGCCGCGCTCAAGATGTGGCGTGAACTGTGGACCTTCGCCCCGCCCGGCATCGCCGAGTACTCGCTGGTCGACGTGCCCACCGTCATGGGCAACGGCATTGCCGCCCAGTCCCTCGCCTGGTCGGACTTCGTTCTCGGCATCGACAAGCCGGGCGTGTCGCCTTACGCGGGCAAATTCATCTACGCCCCGATCCCGGCCAAGGCCGGCAATGAGGCGCATCGCCACGCCGACGCCGAGCCGTCGGTGACCGTGATCAACGCGGCCAGCGAGCATCCCGAAGCGACCTTCCTGTTCCTGGAGTGGCTCGCCTCGAAGAAGCAGCAGGACAAGCTGATCGAGATGGGTCAGGGCGGCGTTCCGATCCGCGAGAGCTCCTGGGCACTTCCCGCGATCAAGGACAGCAGCAACCCGACGCTGTTCGCTGCGATGAAGTCGTCGCTCGACGTCGCGACGGCCCGTCCGAAGATGGAGAAGTATCCGGAGATCATCGACGCCATGAGCGGCATCGCTCAGGAGGTCGGTCTCGGCCAGATGACGCCCGAAGAGGGCGCCAAGGCCGGTCAGGCCGCGCTCGAAAAGCTCTGCGGCGGCAAGTCCTGCACGCTCGCCGAGTGA
- a CDS encoding carbohydrate ABC transporter permease — MSATTEAAPAHAPKASALRESAWYPYILIAPSMITLVVVSLVPFIYAIYLSFHQAKFGRVRDFIWFDNYATLLSDERFWNSIGVAATFVFIAVPIEFMLGLVGALVLNQNVRGRSVLVPLLFMPTMMAPIVVGLLWKIMLAGSWGFFSYNVLERFNILTDTSIFASPDLALYALIFVDIWQWTPFMMLAFFAGLQALPLGPYRAAAVDGANPLQIFFHITLPMMTPLLAVIGLLRFIDAFKVFDTIYILTNGGPGTTTETPSILANKMTFEFWNIGEASALAVLVWIAFFAFCTIFYQVAKKRLNAF; from the coding sequence ATGTCGGCGACGACGGAGGCGGCCCCCGCACATGCGCCCAAGGCGTCTGCGCTACGCGAGAGCGCCTGGTATCCCTATATCCTGATCGCTCCGTCGATGATCACGCTGGTGGTCGTCTCGCTGGTGCCGTTCATCTACGCCATCTATCTGAGCTTCCATCAGGCGAAGTTCGGCCGGGTGCGTGACTTCATCTGGTTCGACAATTACGCGACCCTCTTGTCCGACGAGCGGTTCTGGAACTCGATCGGGGTCGCCGCGACCTTCGTGTTCATCGCCGTACCGATCGAGTTCATGCTCGGCCTGGTCGGGGCGCTGGTGCTGAACCAGAACGTGCGCGGGCGTTCGGTGCTGGTGCCGCTTCTGTTCATGCCGACCATGATGGCGCCGATCGTCGTCGGGCTGTTGTGGAAGATCATGCTCGCCGGTTCGTGGGGGTTCTTCTCCTACAACGTGCTCGAGCGCTTCAACATCCTGACCGACACCTCGATCTTCGCTTCGCCCGACCTCGCGCTCTACGCGCTGATCTTCGTCGATATCTGGCAGTGGACGCCGTTCATGATGCTGGCCTTCTTCGCCGGTCTTCAGGCGCTCCCGCTCGGACCCTATCGCGCGGCGGCGGTGGATGGGGCGAACCCGCTGCAGATCTTCTTCCACATCACCCTGCCGATGATGACGCCGCTTCTCGCCGTGATCGGCCTGCTGCGCTTCATCGACGCCTTCAAGGTGTTCGACACCATCTACATCCTGACCAATGGCGGGCCGGGCACGACGACCGAGACGCCCTCGATCCTCGCCAACAAGATGACCTTCGAATTCTGGAACATCGGCGAGGCGTCGGCGCTGGCCGTCCTGGTCTGGATCGCCTTTTTCGCCTTCTGCACAATTTTCTATCAGGTCGCCAAGAAGCGCCTGAACGCCTTCTGA
- a CDS encoding carbohydrate ABC transporter permease, whose product MAEAVSRPEGSRGLFWTSIVVVYAAIVLFPIFWMATMMVKPNDAMFARPTQWLFVPTLDHFSYVIEQGFHWSLLTSFVLCSISTLLVVIIGTPAAYAFARFEMKGKDDLFLFILGSRMAPPVCLVIPFYLIYSKVGLLDSFLGLTLAYMTFNLSFYVWVLRSFCRDLPVELEEAAALEGWSKVQVFRRVVFPLLRNGIVATSVLCFIFAWNEFLFAFMLGGNSVTTLPVSIPKLITSQGVRWGEMAVVGMTALVPVLIVVFILQRHIVRGLTLGAVKG is encoded by the coding sequence ATGGCCGAAGCTGTGAGCCGTCCCGAAGGGTCGCGCGGCCTGTTCTGGACCTCGATCGTCGTGGTCTACGCCGCCATCGTGCTGTTCCCCATCTTCTGGATGGCGACCATGATGGTGAAACCCAACGACGCCATGTTCGCGCGCCCGACGCAGTGGCTGTTCGTGCCCACGCTCGATCACTTCAGCTATGTGATCGAACAGGGTTTCCACTGGAGCCTGCTGACCTCGTTCGTGCTGTGCTCGATCTCCACCCTGCTGGTGGTGATCATCGGCACGCCGGCGGCCTATGCCTTCGCGCGCTTCGAGATGAAGGGGAAGGACGATCTGTTCCTGTTCATCCTCGGCTCGCGCATGGCGCCGCCGGTCTGTCTGGTGATCCCGTTCTACCTCATCTATTCCAAGGTCGGCCTGCTCGACAGCTTCCTCGGCCTGACGCTGGCCTACATGACCTTCAACCTCTCCTTCTATGTGTGGGTGCTGCGCTCCTTCTGCCGCGACCTGCCGGTGGAACTGGAGGAGGCCGCCGCGCTTGAGGGCTGGTCGAAGGTTCAGGTGTTCCGCCGTGTGGTGTTCCCGCTGCTGCGCAATGGCATCGTGGCGACCAGCGTGTTGTGCTTCATCTTCGCGTGGAACGAATTCCTGTTCGCCTTCATGCTCGGCGGCAATTCGGTGACGACGCTGCCGGTCTCGATCCCCAAGCTCATCACCAGCCAGGGCGTGCGCTGGGGCGAGATGGCGGTGGTCGGCATGACCGCGCTGGTGCCGGTGCTGATTGTCGTCTTCATCCTGCAACGCCATATCGTGCGCGGGCTCACGCTCGGCGCGGTCAAGGGCTGA
- a CDS encoding acetamidase/formamidase family protein: MSEHYLPAEPGTVNWGQWDASLKPALTIRSGDTVVIDTLSGEPEDIPDPALGFTLVPGQQEVFDATFRGPGPHLLTGPIFVEGAEPGDVLEVRLKAISFRADWGWNIQMPFLGTLPEDFPNLRRIHIGVDGARGVARMPWGQELPLDPFFGNFGVAPAPEWGRLSSTEPRVFGGNMDNKELGVGTTTYFPVFAPGALFSVGDGHGRQGDGEVCLTAIETALTGTFEFHLRKDMTLTTPRAEKPDAWITMGFDPDLDDAAKLALRDMIVLVREQSGLSAQDAYTLCSLCADLRVTQTVDGNKGIHCVLPKQFLPLR; encoded by the coding sequence ATGAGCGAGCATTACCTGCCGGCCGAACCGGGCACCGTGAACTGGGGCCAGTGGGACGCGAGCCTCAAGCCCGCGCTCACCATCCGCTCCGGCGACACCGTCGTCATCGACACGCTGTCGGGCGAGCCGGAGGACATACCCGACCCCGCACTCGGCTTCACCCTCGTGCCGGGCCAGCAGGAGGTGTTTGACGCCACCTTCCGCGGACCCGGACCGCATCTGCTCACCGGCCCGATCTTCGTCGAGGGCGCGGAGCCGGGCGATGTGCTGGAGGTGCGGCTGAAGGCCATCTCGTTCCGCGCCGATTGGGGCTGGAACATCCAGATGCCTTTTCTCGGCACGCTTCCCGAGGACTTCCCGAACCTGCGGCGCATCCATATCGGCGTGGATGGCGCACGCGGCGTGGCGAGGATGCCCTGGGGGCAGGAACTGCCGCTCGACCCGTTCTTCGGCAATTTCGGCGTGGCACCGGCACCCGAATGGGGCCGGCTCTCCTCCACCGAGCCGCGTGTCTTCGGCGGCAACATGGACAACAAGGAACTGGGTGTCGGCACCACGACCTATTTCCCGGTCTTCGCGCCCGGCGCGCTGTTCTCGGTCGGTGACGGACACGGGCGGCAGGGCGACGGCGAGGTCTGCCTCACCGCCATCGAGACGGCGCTCACCGGGACGTTCGAGTTTCACCTGCGCAAGGACATGACACTCACCACGCCGCGCGCCGAAAAGCCCGATGCGTGGATCACCATGGGCTTCGATCCCGACCTCGACGATGCCGCCAAGCTGGCGCTGCGCGACATGATCGTGCTGGTTCGCGAACAGTCGGGCCTCTCGGCGCAGGATGCCTACACGCTGTGCTCGCTGTGTGCGGATCTGCGCGTGACCCAGACCGTCGACGGCAACAAGGGCATACATTGCGTGCTGCCGAAACAGTTCCTTCCCTTGCGCTGA
- a CDS encoding LLM class flavin-dependent oxidoreductase: protein MSKTRFGIFMPPWNSPPTQNITTSLQRNLETIQWVDALGYDEAWVGEHHSAGSEIIADPMVFLAYVAAQTRSIKLGTGIVPLPYHNPYHVADRMILLDHLMRGRFMAGFGPGGLPSDAAMFGLEPAALRPALDHDLGVLMKLLTTTEPVSAKTDRYELVNAFCQVAPYTDPVFDVCVAATRSEAGPRIAGKHGLGLLSTGVISPKVGSPAPPLHWDAYAEEALKAGHTPDPSRWRLVVNVHVAETREQAIEDMRHGFDAFCEYTQKTIAMPSITAVGETFEERIAWMNETGIGVIGTPDDAVAFLQRLADRAGEFGCFLMLAHDWANREATMRHYELFARHVVPHFQPTRARLLAAERHARERHTTDLAKHTVAINAWLPPEQQLPPQN, encoded by the coding sequence ATGAGCAAGACCCGTTTCGGCATCTTCATGCCGCCATGGAACTCGCCGCCGACGCAGAACATCACGACCTCGCTGCAGCGAAATCTGGAGACCATCCAGTGGGTCGACGCGCTTGGCTATGACGAGGCCTGGGTGGGCGAGCATCACTCGGCGGGCAGCGAGATCATCGCCGACCCGATGGTGTTCCTCGCCTATGTCGCGGCGCAGACCCGCTCCATCAAGCTCGGCACCGGCATCGTGCCGCTGCCCTACCACAATCCCTACCACGTCGCGGATCGGATGATCCTGCTGGATCACCTGATGCGCGGTCGCTTCATGGCGGGCTTCGGCCCCGGCGGCCTGCCCAGCGATGCGGCGATGTTCGGGCTGGAGCCGGCAGCGCTGCGCCCCGCGCTCGACCATGATCTCGGCGTGCTGATGAAGCTGCTCACCACCACCGAGCCGGTGAGCGCCAAGACCGACCGCTACGAGCTGGTCAACGCCTTCTGCCAGGTCGCGCCCTACACCGACCCGGTGTTCGACGTCTGCGTCGCCGCGACCCGCTCGGAGGCCGGCCCGCGCATCGCCGGCAAGCACGGCCTCGGTCTGCTCTCCACCGGCGTCATCTCGCCCAAGGTGGGTAGCCCCGCACCCCCGCTGCACTGGGACGCCTACGCCGAGGAAGCGCTCAAGGCCGGCCACACGCCGGACCCCAGCCGCTGGCGCCTTGTGGTCAACGTGCATGTCGCCGAGACCCGCGAGCAGGCGATCGAGGACATGCGCCACGGCTTCGATGCCTTCTGCGAATACACCCAGAAGACCATCGCCATGCCTTCCATCACCGCGGTGGGGGAGACTTTCGAGGAGCGCATCGCCTGGATGAACGAGACCGGCATCGGCGTCATCGGCACGCCGGACGATGCGGTGGCGTTTCTCCAGCGGCTCGCCGACCGCGCGGGCGAATTTGGCTGCTTCCTTATGCTGGCGCATGATTGGGCCAACAGGGAAGCCACCATGCGGCACTACGAGCTGTTCGCCCGCCATGTCGTCCCGCATTTCCAGCCGACGCGGGCGCGTCTGCTCGCCGCCGAGCGCCACGCCCGCGAACGCCACACCACCGATCTCGCCAAGCATACGGTGGCGATCAACGCCTGGCTGCCGCCCGAGCAGCAGCTTCCGCCGCAGAACTGA
- a CDS encoding GMC family oxidoreductase, which produces MTSYQLDDDGVVVIIGSGAGGGTLANELAQRGIEVVLLEAGKHLTADDFVNDEWGGYEMLSWLDKRTSSGTWRVAKDHPLTPSWSCQVVGGTTTHWSACCYRFIEDELRARTVYGEVPGTSLIDWPITLADLDPYYDLAEAKMGVTRTNGLPGLPANNNFKVMYAGAKALGLNVSTGRHAINSVPYDGRPATIQDGFTITGDKTGSRWSTLNVEIPRGLATGKLELRSSARAVQIEHDGAGKASAVVYVDAAGVTHRQKARAVVLAGNCVESSRLLLHSKSGRFPDGLANGYGHVGRHYLRHLIQTVWSVFDKPVHMHRGEIMGGMIDDFVRHDPARGFAGGYYIEMNSMGLPTTAAFMDPGWWGRDFASVIEQYANMAGIFMSGEDMPQAGNRVTLTDEVDAYGVPVANIHYDDHPNDLKMRVHGYKTLTSIHKAAGAKRSVEAPAYPASHNLGSNRMSARPEDGVLDGNARAWEVPNLFIADGSNFATGGACNPTLTIVALAIRQADFIAGQMSAGEL; this is translated from the coding sequence ATGACGTCCTATCAACTCGACGACGACGGCGTCGTCGTCATCATCGGTTCCGGCGCGGGCGGGGGAACGCTCGCCAACGAACTGGCCCAGCGCGGCATCGAAGTGGTGCTGCTGGAGGCGGGCAAGCACCTGACCGCTGACGATTTCGTCAATGACGAGTGGGGCGGCTACGAAATGCTGTCCTGGCTCGACAAGCGCACCTCGTCGGGCACTTGGCGCGTCGCCAAGGATCACCCGCTCACCCCGAGCTGGAGCTGCCAGGTCGTCGGCGGCACCACGACCCACTGGTCGGCCTGCTGCTATCGTTTCATCGAGGACGAGCTGCGCGCCCGCACGGTCTATGGCGAGGTGCCCGGCACCAGCCTGATCGATTGGCCCATCACGCTGGCGGATCTCGATCCCTATTACGACCTCGCCGAGGCCAAGATGGGCGTGACCCGCACCAACGGGCTGCCCGGCCTGCCGGCGAACAACAATTTCAAGGTGATGTATGCCGGCGCCAAGGCGCTGGGGCTTAACGTCTCCACCGGCCGGCATGCCATCAATTCGGTGCCCTATGACGGTCGCCCGGCGACGATCCAGGACGGCTTCACCATCACCGGCGACAAGACCGGCTCGCGCTGGTCGACGCTGAATGTGGAAATCCCGCGCGGCCTTGCCACCGGCAAGCTGGAGCTGCGTTCGAGCGCGCGTGCGGTGCAGATCGAGCATGACGGCGCTGGCAAGGCGTCGGCGGTTGTGTATGTCGACGCCGCTGGGGTGACGCATCGCCAGAAGGCGCGCGCGGTGGTGCTGGCCGGCAACTGCGTGGAATCCTCCCGCCTGCTGCTGCATTCCAAGAGCGGGCGCTTCCCCGACGGCCTCGCCAATGGCTACGGCCATGTCGGCCGGCATTATCTGCGCCACCTTATCCAGACCGTGTGGTCGGTGTTCGACAAGCCGGTCCACATGCATCGCGGCGAGATCATGGGCGGCATGATCGATGATTTCGTGCGCCACGATCCCGCGCGCGGCTTCGCCGGCGGCTACTACATCGAGATGAACTCGATGGGCCTGCCCACCACCGCCGCCTTCATGGATCCGGGCTGGTGGGGCCGCGACTTCGCCTCGGTGATCGAGCAATACGCCAACATGGCGGGCATCTTCATGTCTGGCGAGGACATGCCCCAGGCCGGCAACCGGGTGACGCTGACCGACGAGGTCGATGCCTATGGCGTGCCGGTCGCCAACATTCACTACGACGACCACCCCAATGACCTGAAGATGCGGGTGCACGGCTACAAGACGCTGACCTCGATCCACAAGGCCGCCGGGGCCAAGCGTTCGGTGGAGGCGCCGGCCTATCCCGCCAGCCACAATCTCGGCTCGAACCGCATGAGCGCCCGGCCCGAGGACGGTGTGCTCGACGGGAACGCGCGGGCGTGGGAGGTGCCGAACCTGTTCATCGCCGACGGTTCCAACTTCGCCACCGGCGGCGCCTGCAACCCGACGCTGACCATCGTCGCGCTGGCGATCCGCCAGGCCGACTTCATCGCCGGGCAAATGAGCGCGGGCGAACTCTGA
- a CDS encoding phosphoribosyltransferase, producing the protein MVRDGFTEPTLDYWQELTDAVPARFSATAPHRFGYPVRLPDGRVLVLPLRALPDGTHAVASLIANQASHVVVAALADAMAHEAGELGGDVVVGLPTLGLSFAALVAERLGQRRYVPLGYSKKFWYADALSEPVSSITSPEAGKRLQLDPNLLPLIEGRRVVLVDDAISSGATALASCRLMQRAGAEVAGMVVAMKQTSRWASGMAGVLAPERVRAVYGCPRFTLLADGWWPDEATLPAIP; encoded by the coding sequence ATGGTGCGTGACGGCTTTACCGAACCGACGCTGGATTACTGGCAGGAACTGACCGACGCCGTGCCGGCGCGCTTCTCCGCCACCGCACCGCATCGCTTTGGCTATCCGGTGCGGCTGCCGGACGGGCGCGTGCTGGTGCTGCCGCTGCGTGCCCTGCCGGACGGCACCCACGCCGTTGCCTCGCTGATCGCCAATCAGGCCTCCCACGTCGTCGTCGCCGCGCTCGCCGATGCGATGGCCCATGAGGCGGGAGAGCTTGGCGGGGATGTCGTGGTCGGGCTGCCGACGCTCGGCCTGTCCTTCGCCGCGCTGGTGGCGGAGCGGCTGGGCCAGCGGCGCTATGTGCCGCTCGGCTACTCGAAGAAGTTCTGGTACGCGGACGCGCTTTCCGAGCCGGTTTCCTCCATCACCTCGCCGGAAGCCGGCAAGCGGTTGCAGCTGGATCCGAACCTGCTGCCGCTCATCGAGGGGCGGCGCGTGGTGCTGGTCGACGATGCCATTTCCAGCGGCGCGACCGCGCTCGCCTCCTGCCGGCTCATGCAGCGCGCGGGGGCCGAGGTCGCTGGCATGGTGGTGGCGATGAAGCAGACCAGTCGCTGGGCGTCCGGCATGGCCGGCGTGCTGGCGCCGGAACGGGTCCGCGCCGTCTATGGTTGCCCGCGCTTCACCCTGCTCGCGGATGGCTGGTGGCCGGACGAGGCCACCCTGCCGGCCATTCCCTAA
- a CDS encoding xanthine dehydrogenase family protein molybdopterin-binding subunit translates to MKFGLGQPFRRVEDLRFITGTGTYTDDHRYEGELHAAIVRAPVAHGVIRGIDTEDARAREDVLAVYTADDLAADGIGSLPVVIVLDHAEGGQMPLPDHTLLARGKVRYLGEPVALVVATSALAALEAAEQVMLDIEDLPAVVEPAAALADGAPQLFEEAPGNLALHWTLGDLDEADAALAAAERIVELQLVNNRIVVASMEPRNAIGLYDAADGQFTLVSGTQGSHMLRDWLFEAVFGLPAAKLRVITPDVGGGFGMKAVPYPEQALVLYAARKLERPVRWQSSRAEAFLSDTQGRDNYSTAKLGLDGKGRFTALKIETLASSGGALSAFGVYCPTLSGPPMAPGVYRIPVVATDVRIAYTNNAPMDAYRGAGRPEAAYLIERLVDKAARELGMTPAVLREINMITPQEMPHTTATGVVYDSGDFANVMHAGMKAADWDGFAARRAQDDGKLRGIGLAYYIERTGVPGKEGAAVEISADGRVTVHVGTQSTGQGHETTYVQMTAETLGIDPSRIVVKTGDTDQPIPSAGGTVASRSMVHGGGAIRLANRAVLAKASEAAAQMLEVDTRELAFDDGVFRVPGTNRHVGLLDLAAKLGGLEGVGDFEQLAGTFPNGAHVCEVAIDPDTGMIKVERYTVVDDFGRTLNPLVLSGQIHGGIAQGIGQAMMERTVYDPETGQMLSGSFMDYGLPRADDLPFFDVATQNTPCTTNPLGIKGAGEAGAIGAPPAFVNAVVDALSSLGIDHLDMPLTPARVWEAISAARG, encoded by the coding sequence ATGAAGTTCGGTCTCGGACAGCCCTTCCGCCGCGTGGAAGACCTGAGGTTCATCACCGGTACCGGAACCTATACCGACGACCATCGCTACGAGGGCGAGCTTCACGCCGCCATCGTGCGCGCACCGGTCGCCCATGGCGTGATCAGAGGCATCGACACCGAGGATGCGCGGGCGCGGGAAGACGTGCTCGCGGTCTACACCGCGGACGATCTCGCGGCCGATGGCATTGGCAGCCTGCCCGTTGTCATCGTGCTCGACCACGCGGAAGGCGGACAAATGCCGCTGCCCGACCACACGCTGCTCGCGCGCGGCAAGGTGCGCTATCTCGGCGAGCCCGTCGCCCTGGTGGTCGCGACTTCCGCCCTCGCCGCCCTTGAGGCGGCCGAACAGGTGATGCTCGACATAGAGGACCTGCCGGCCGTGGTGGAGCCCGCCGCGGCGCTGGCCGACGGCGCACCGCAGCTGTTCGAGGAAGCGCCAGGCAATCTCGCCCTGCATTGGACCCTCGGCGATCTCGACGAGGCGGATGCCGCGCTCGCGGCCGCCGAACGCATCGTCGAACTTCAGCTCGTCAATAACCGCATCGTGGTCGCCTCCATGGAACCGCGCAACGCCATTGGCCTGTATGACGCGGCGGATGGGCAGTTCACGCTGGTTTCCGGCACCCAGGGCAGCCACATGCTGCGCGACTGGCTGTTCGAGGCCGTGTTCGGGCTGCCGGCGGCCAAGCTGCGCGTCATCACCCCCGATGTCGGGGGCGGCTTCGGCATGAAGGCGGTGCCCTACCCCGAGCAGGCGCTGGTGCTCTATGCCGCGCGCAAGCTGGAACGGCCGGTGCGCTGGCAGTCCAGCCGCGCCGAGGCATTCCTGTCCGACACGCAGGGGCGCGACAATTACTCCACCGCCAAGCTCGGCCTCGACGGCAAGGGCCGCTTCACCGCGCTGAAGATCGAGACGCTGGCGAGTTCGGGTGGCGCGCTGTCGGCCTTCGGCGTGTACTGCCCCACCCTTTCCGGCCCGCCGATGGCGCCCGGCGTCTACCGCATCCCGGTGGTCGCCACCGATGTGCGCATCGCCTACACCAACAACGCGCCGATGGACGCCTATCGCGGCGCTGGCCGGCCCGAGGCCGCCTATCTCATCGAGCGGCTGGTGGACAAGGCGGCGCGCGAGCTCGGCATGACGCCGGCCGTTCTGCGCGAGATCAACATGATCACGCCGCAGGAGATGCCCCACACCACCGCGACCGGCGTCGTCTATGATTCCGGCGACTTCGCCAATGTGATGCATGCCGGCATGAAGGCCGCCGACTGGGACGGCTTCGCCGCCCGCCGCGCGCAGGACGACGGCAAGCTGCGCGGCATCGGCCTCGCCTATTACATCGAGCGCACCGGCGTGCCCGGCAAGGAAGGCGCGGCGGTTGAGATCAGCGCCGACGGGCGGGTGACGGTGCATGTCGGCACCCAGTCCACCGGACAGGGCCACGAGACCACTTATGTTCAGATGACCGCCGAAACGCTCGGCATCGATCCCTCGCGCATCGTGGTGAAGACCGGCGACACCGACCAGCCGATCCCCTCCGCCGGCGGCACGGTCGCCTCGCGTTCCATGGTCCATGGCGGCGGCGCGATCCGCCTCGCCAACCGCGCCGTGCTCGCCAAGGCGAGCGAGGCGGCGGCGCAGATGCTGGAGGTCGACACGCGCGAGCTGGCCTTCGATGACGGCGTGTTCCGCGTGCCGGGCACCAACCGCCATGTCGGCCTGCTTGACCTCGCGGCGAAGCTGGGCGGGCTGGAGGGGGTCGGCGATTTCGAGCAGCTTGCCGGCACATTCCCGAACGGCGCCCATGTCTGCGAGGTCGCCATCGACCCCGACACCGGCATGATCAAGGTCGAACGCTATACCGTGGTCGACGATTTCGGCCGCACACTCAACCCGCTGGTGCTCAGCGGACAGATCCATGGCGGCATCGCGCAGGGCATCGGCCAGGCGATGATGGAGCGCACGGTATACGATCCCGAGACCGGGCAGATGCTGTCGGGCTCGTTCATGGATTACGGCCTGCCGCGCGCGGACGACCTGCCCTTCTTCGATGTCGCGACGCAGAACACGCCGTGCACCACCAACCCGCTCGGAATCAAGGGGGCGGGAGAGGCCGGCGCGATCGGCGCGCCGCCGGCCTTCGTCAACGCGGTGGTGGACGCGTTGAGTTCGCTCGGCATCGATCATCTCGACATGCCCCTCACTCCGGCGCGGGTGTGGGAGGCGATCTCGGCAGCGAGGGGTTAG